A stretch of the Bacillus licheniformis DSM 13 = ATCC 14580 genome encodes the following:
- a CDS encoding YjzD family protein — protein MGNVRFVVAFFWTFLLTQMACYIVGAMNGAGYDLQTSVIMGFIITAAVIVLGEIMPVKQDASQH, from the coding sequence GTGGGAAACGTGCGATTTGTGGTCGCTTTTTTCTGGACATTTCTTTTGACGCAGATGGCCTGCTACATTGTCGGCGCCATGAACGGTGCTGGGTATGACCTTCAAACCAGTGTCATTATGGGCTTTATCATCACCGCAGCCGTTATTGTTCTTGGAGAAATTATGCCTGTTAAACAGGATGCAAGTCAACATTAA
- a CDS encoding YjzC family protein: protein MGQQRQFRPGQKAPNNGVYVEIGETGSMVQNPQQIKLSAGEFFPETSNHNRLWTYKRKP, encoded by the coding sequence ATGGGACAGCAGCGTCAATTCCGGCCGGGCCAAAAAGCGCCCAATAATGGAGTGTATGTGGAAATCGGCGAAACGGGAAGCATGGTTCAGAACCCTCAGCAAATCAAATTGAGCGCCGGCGAGTTCTTCCCTGAAACCTCCAATCATAACCGGCTCTGGACATATAAAAGAAAGCCTTAA